A window of Mucilaginibacter paludis DSM 18603 contains these coding sequences:
- a CDS encoding bestrophin family protein: protein MLLKKNIPISYVFGKIKLEIALLAIYSVAVYVAHTYLNFPGVSIPIAIPSILGTIISLLLAFRSNQAYDRWWEARTLWGAIVNDSRSFARQVLTFVDNSYDDEDKRVLKERMIKRQMAWCYSLSCHLRGQNAHYCVSKYITEEEKQSIDNMNHVPLALMDQHGNDLRLLMRMGWINEYQQVAMDETLTRFSNAMGGCERIKNTVFPVTYSFYVHILVLLFVLMLPFSLIELFGVFQVPLVVAISSSFFLIEKMAIHLQDPFENKPTDTPTTAISYKIEQDLKQLLRDESPKESEPNRPVDKSTIYYIL, encoded by the coding sequence ATGTTACTAAAAAAGAATATCCCGATCAGTTATGTTTTCGGCAAAATTAAGTTAGAGATTGCTTTGTTGGCTATTTATTCCGTGGCGGTTTATGTTGCCCACACCTACCTCAACTTTCCGGGAGTATCTATCCCTATAGCCATACCAAGTATTTTGGGTACCATTATATCGTTGCTGCTGGCTTTTAGGTCAAACCAGGCTTACGATAGGTGGTGGGAGGCCCGCACGCTGTGGGGAGCCATCGTAAACGATTCGAGATCGTTTGCAAGGCAGGTATTAACCTTCGTTGATAACTCCTACGACGACGAAGACAAGCGTGTATTAAAAGAAAGGATGATAAAAAGGCAAATGGCCTGGTGCTATAGTTTAAGCTGCCATTTGCGTGGCCAAAACGCGCACTACTGCGTTAGTAAATATATTACCGAGGAGGAAAAGCAAAGTATAGATAACATGAACCATGTACCGCTGGCGCTGATGGACCAGCACGGGAATGATTTGAGGTTGTTAATGCGCATGGGCTGGATTAACGAATACCAGCAAGTAGCTATGGACGAAACGTTAACCCGTTTTTCAAACGCCATGGGTGGTTGCGAACGCATCAAGAATACGGTTTTCCCGGTAACCTATAGCTTTTACGTTCATATTTTAGTATTGCTGTTTGTGCTGATGCTGCCTTTTAGCTTAATTGAGTTATTCGGCGTATTTCAAGTTCCGCTGGTAGTTGCCATCTCATCTTCGTTCTTTTTGATCGAAAAAATGGCCATCCACCTGCAAGATCCATTTGAAAACAAGCCTACCGATACCCCAACCACGGCTATAAGCTATAAAATAGAGCAGGATTTAAAACAGTTGCTTCGTGATGAGTCGCCAAAAGAAAGCGAACCAAACAGACCCGTAGATAAAAGCACCATATACTATATTTTATAA
- a CDS encoding DEAD/DEAH box helicase, with translation MWSDKLKLNKQLVRSVTDAGYLTPKEIQAKSLSRIIGGQDMIGIGPEGCGKTTTYILGVLMRLKYGVEEAPRALILVPDKERVLAVTEQFELLNKNDTIRVVSLYAAPGIEAQMNALADGADIVVATPDRARAIYLKLGLNLNKIIIFIVDDADAIVKQGLQLPVNELANSITKCQHLVFTEVLHGKLEHMIDPFMNAPAIIEIDDLGEAKAEILDQVLYHVPNFRTKINLLNLLMQDEEVFTQTLVFVNTRLTAEKILNSFTHSLKKQAAILNPLFFESPGFENITDFKEQTDKRILIIANELQGFLDVSDVPFMIHLELPDEKETFIERIIKRQDEQETIAITFATDIELGTVKKIEHSIGHKIPVDELPENLVVANEEKETAKKKVTPKPDTEMRGEAFHEKKESNKKDYNFSAGTKAKMNKKKKHG, from the coding sequence AGAGATACAAGCCAAATCATTGTCGCGTATTATTGGCGGACAAGACATGATAGGCATAGGCCCCGAAGGTTGCGGCAAAACAACTACTTATATTTTAGGGGTGTTAATGCGTTTAAAATATGGTGTTGAAGAAGCGCCGAGGGCTTTGATATTGGTGCCTGATAAGGAACGTGTTTTGGCTGTAACCGAGCAGTTTGAGCTTTTAAATAAAAATGATACCATCCGGGTGGTTAGCTTATACGCCGCCCCCGGTATTGAGGCGCAGATGAATGCACTGGCAGATGGTGCCGATATTGTAGTGGCTACTCCCGACAGGGCGCGTGCCATTTACCTGAAGCTGGGCCTCAACCTTAACAAGATCATCATTTTTATTGTTGACGATGCCGATGCCATTGTTAAGCAAGGCTTACAACTACCGGTTAACGAGCTGGCCAATAGCATTACCAAATGCCAGCACCTGGTATTTACAGAAGTGCTGCATGGCAAACTGGAACACATGATTGATCCTTTTATGAATGCACCTGCCATTATTGAGATTGACGACCTGGGAGAGGCGAAGGCCGAAATATTGGATCAGGTGTTATACCATGTGCCTAACTTCCGCACAAAAATCAACCTGCTTAATTTGTTAATGCAGGACGAAGAAGTATTTACACAGACCCTGGTATTTGTAAATACGAGGCTGACGGCTGAGAAAATACTGAATAGCTTTACGCACAGCTTAAAAAAACAAGCTGCTATATTAAACCCTTTGTTTTTTGAGTCGCCCGGATTTGAGAACATCACAGACTTTAAGGAGCAAACCGATAAACGGATATTGATTATAGCTAACGAATTGCAGGGCTTTTTGGATGTAAGCGATGTTCCGTTTATGATTCACCTGGAACTGCCTGATGAAAAAGAAACTTTTATTGAGCGCATTATTAAAAGGCAGGATGAGCAGGAAACCATAGCCATTACCTTTGCCACAGATATTGAACTTGGAACCGTTAAAAAGATAGAACATTCCATAGGGCATAAAATACCAGTAGACGAATTACCCGAAAACCTGGTTGTTGCCAATGAGGAAAAGGAAACGGCAAAGAAAAAAGTTACGCCAAAGCCCGATACGGAAATGCGAGGAGAGGCTTTCCACGAGAAAAAGGAAAGCAATAAAAAGGATTATAATTTTAGCGCAGGCACCAAGGCTAAAATGAATAAGAAAAAGAAACACGGCTAA